Proteins from one Natrinema salinisoli genomic window:
- a CDS encoding S8 family serine peptidase, which yields MGTGRSSTVLFSVFAVVACLVVASVFSPVALGATVSTDAAPEPADDSIVIDDDLPTNGTTVEVVVRLAEATVPETASEAATERRLEDHADSTQDSLLEYVRGREGLQAEETFWLTNAVLIEVDTDAVEYNVFERFGAVEAVHENFAVSVPEPPARVNATASGSAAPAANARRTTRGLAQVNAPAVWDAYDTQGEGVRVAVLDTGVDASHPDIELATDDPSDPTYPGGWAEFDATGGRVAGSTPHDTGSHGTHVSGTVAGGATTGTAIGVAPEAELLHGLVLSDTSGSFAQVVAGMEWAVQEDADVISMSLGAPGTLAPFIDPVRNAQQSGAIVVGAIGNEGPETSGSPGNVYETISVGAVDENGAVPSFSGGQRLDQPEWVGAPDDWNAPQSYIVPDVVAPGVAVVSAVPGGYMAMPGTSMATPHVSGTVALLLSIEPDATPEEIELALTETARVPEGYVPDSNTTVDETDGTTIDSRYGHGIVEAKATADALVEARGGVESTMANDSNTTTDRTDGSGFRFQPVFAAVVLVLSVFLTAIVRRRTGRR from the coding sequence ATGGGCACCGGTCGCTCCAGTACGGTACTCTTCTCCGTCTTCGCCGTCGTCGCCTGTCTGGTGGTCGCATCCGTTTTCAGTCCGGTCGCACTCGGAGCGACCGTCTCTACTGACGCTGCTCCCGAACCCGCTGACGATTCGATCGTCATCGACGACGATCTCCCCACCAACGGGACGACCGTCGAGGTCGTCGTTCGGCTCGCGGAAGCGACCGTCCCCGAGACGGCGAGCGAGGCCGCGACGGAGCGCCGACTCGAGGATCACGCCGACTCGACGCAGGACTCGCTGCTCGAGTACGTACGGGGGAGAGAGGGATTGCAGGCCGAGGAGACGTTCTGGTTGACCAACGCCGTCCTGATCGAAGTCGATACGGACGCCGTCGAGTACAATGTCTTCGAGCGGTTCGGCGCGGTCGAGGCCGTCCACGAGAACTTCGCAGTGTCCGTTCCCGAACCGCCGGCCCGCGTCAACGCGACGGCATCGGGGTCAGCCGCTCCGGCAGCAAACGCCCGCCGAACGACGAGGGGACTCGCCCAGGTGAACGCGCCCGCCGTCTGGGACGCCTACGATACGCAGGGTGAAGGCGTCCGCGTCGCAGTGCTCGACACTGGCGTCGACGCGAGCCATCCGGACATCGAGCTGGCGACCGACGATCCGTCGGACCCGACCTATCCCGGCGGCTGGGCGGAGTTCGATGCGACCGGCGGCCGCGTCGCGGGATCGACGCCTCACGATACGGGCTCTCACGGGACGCACGTCAGCGGGACGGTCGCGGGCGGGGCGACGACCGGCACCGCGATCGGAGTCGCGCCCGAAGCGGAGCTGCTCCACGGACTCGTCTTGAGCGATACGAGCGGATCGTTCGCCCAAGTCGTCGCCGGCATGGAGTGGGCTGTTCAGGAGGATGCCGACGTGATCAGCATGAGCCTCGGTGCACCCGGAACACTCGCACCGTTCATTGACCCGGTTCGAAACGCACAGCAGAGCGGCGCAATCGTCGTCGGGGCGATCGGTAACGAGGGTCCGGAAACCTCCGGTTCTCCCGGGAACGTCTACGAGACGATCAGCGTCGGCGCGGTCGACGAAAACGGGGCCGTTCCCTCGTTCTCCGGGGGACAGCGGCTCGACCAGCCGGAGTGGGTCGGGGCACCGGACGACTGGAACGCACCGCAATCGTACATCGTCCCCGACGTCGTCGCACCCGGTGTCGCAGTCGTCAGCGCCGTTCCGGGCGGGTACATGGCGATGCCGGGAACCTCGATGGCCACGCCGCACGTCTCTGGTACGGTCGCGCTTCTCCTGTCCATCGAACCCGATGCGACACCCGAGGAGATCGAGCTCGCGCTTACCGAGACGGCTCGTGTGCCGGAGGGCTACGTCCCCGACAGTAACACCACAGTCGACGAGACCGATGGTACGACGATCGATAGCCGGTACGGGCACGGTATCGTCGAAGCCAAAGCCACCGCCGACGCGCTCGTCGAGGCTCGCGGCGGCGTCGAGTCGACGATGGCCAACGACTCGAACACGACTACCGACCGGACCGACGGATCCGGGTTCCGTTTTCAACCCGTGTTCGCCGCCGTTGTCCTCGTCCTCAGCGTCTTCCTCACTGCCATTGTACGTCGTCGAACCGGCCGCCGGTGA
- a CDS encoding cytochrome C oxidase subunit IV family protein: MASIRTYALIYVALMVLATGKFVFFHFPEIFSYQLAVGGTMILAAIKVSLIAGYFQHLKDEPRSITYLMLTAAFMVFLLTLAAGYSIQ, from the coding sequence ATGGCGAGCATTCGGACCTACGCCCTCATTTACGTGGCACTGATGGTGCTAGCGACGGGGAAGTTCGTCTTCTTCCACTTCCCGGAAATTTTCAGCTACCAGCTGGCAGTCGGCGGGACGATGATTCTCGCGGCGATCAAGGTATCCCTGATCGCTGGCTACTTCCAGCACCTGAAAGACGAGCCCCGGTCGATCACCTACCTGATGCTCACCGCGGCGTTCATGGTGTTCCTGCTCACCCTCGCAGCAGGATACTCGATCCAGTAA
- a CDS encoding DUF7410 domain-containing protein produces MATERALEREYQVPADEAPGATCPYCGRPFRAERYATFHIGVDHAEECSEAERDAFEDERDDEEYDLFTFHFKAAISVFLVYFLFTFIYALVWAGQ; encoded by the coding sequence ATGGCGACTGAACGAGCGCTCGAGCGAGAGTATCAGGTGCCCGCGGACGAAGCGCCCGGCGCGACCTGTCCGTACTGTGGCCGGCCGTTCCGAGCCGAGCGATACGCCACGTTTCACATCGGCGTCGACCACGCCGAGGAGTGTTCGGAGGCCGAACGAGACGCGTTCGAGGACGAACGCGACGACGAAGAGTACGACCTCTTCACGTTCCACTTCAAGGCGGCTATCTCGGTATTTCTGGTTTACTTCCTGTTTACGTTCATCTATGCGCTGGTCTGGGCGGGACAGTGA